In one Kitasatospora cineracea genomic region, the following are encoded:
- a CDS encoding phosphatase PAP2 family protein → MGEPTEIQTTGAERADRTTHTGSDPGTDRTARTPGGATRVARSPGATVRSRLREQRRTPRRPHLLFELALIGLSYWLYSLVRNAVPEQAEIAQKHATWVWNLEHTLGIAVERSINHGVNSVSWLIVGMNYYYATLHFIITIGVLVWLYRSHPGRYAAARTVLFVTTGIALVGFYCFPLAPPRLMTGGGFLDTVTIHHTWGSLASGAGATVSNQYAAMPSMHIGWSMWCGLTIFFLARRTWVRLLGLAYPLATLSVIVSTANHFWLDAVGGEVCLAVGFLAARLIYRTWVYRLPRRPGEPADRELTVPAQWDTKVTA, encoded by the coding sequence ATGGGGGAACCGACCGAGATCCAGACAACCGGCGCCGAACGTGCCGACCGGACCACGCACACCGGTTCCGACCCGGGCACGGACCGCACCGCCCGTACGCCCGGCGGAGCCACCCGCGTCGCCCGGTCACCCGGCGCCACCGTCCGCAGCCGCCTGCGCGAGCAGCGCCGCACCCCGCGCCGGCCGCACCTGCTCTTCGAACTCGCCCTGATCGGCCTCAGCTACTGGCTGTACTCGCTGGTCCGCAACGCCGTCCCCGAGCAGGCCGAGATCGCCCAGAAGCACGCCACCTGGGTCTGGAACCTGGAGCACACCCTCGGCATCGCCGTCGAGCGCTCCATCAACCACGGCGTCAACTCGGTCAGCTGGCTGATCGTCGGGATGAACTACTACTACGCCACCCTGCACTTCATCATCACCATCGGCGTGCTGGTCTGGCTCTACCGCTCCCACCCCGGCCGCTACGCCGCCGCCCGGACGGTGCTGTTCGTCACCACCGGCATCGCCCTGGTCGGCTTCTACTGCTTCCCGCTGGCCCCGCCCCGCCTGATGACCGGCGGCGGCTTCCTGGACACCGTCACCATCCACCACACCTGGGGCTCGCTGGCCTCCGGCGCCGGGGCGACGGTCTCCAACCAGTACGCGGCGATGCCCTCCATGCACATCGGCTGGTCCATGTGGTGCGGCCTGACCATCTTCTTCCTGGCCCGCCGCACCTGGGTCCGGCTGCTCGGCCTGGCCTACCCCCTGGCCACCCTCAGCGTGATCGTCTCCACCGCCAACCACTTCTGGCTGGACGCGGTCGGCGGCGAGGTCTGCCTGGCCGTCGGCTTCCTCGCCGCCCGCCTGATCTACCGCACCTGGGTCTACCGCCTCCCCCGCCGGCCCGGCGAACCGGCCGACCGGGAACTCACCGTCCCCGCCCAGTGGGACACCAAGGTCACCGCGTAA
- the pulA gene encoding pullulanase-type alpha-1,6-glucosidase, translating to MADAPFRPQRRTTPYRRPGRAAVLVAASLIAATLGAAPLAAAAPAKPAAPPSDKDLAATASRHDLTREQFYFVLPDRFANGSTGNDTGGITGGRMDNGLDPADKGFYHGGDLQGLIDKLDYIQDLGTTAIWMAPIFKNQPVQGAGADASAGYHGYWITDFTQVDPHFGTNAQLKELIDKAHKRGIKVFFDVITNHTADVIDYAEKTYDYRSEGAYPTLDADGNPVDETAVADARAQWPNTTKDSFPYTPVFRDQAGASAKTPSWLNDPSLYHNRGNSTFVGESATEGDFSGLDDLDTQNPKVVAGMEKIYQQWVAETGVDGFRIDTVKHVNLAFWEQWAPALKQFAAQQGNKKFFMFGEVYSGDPAITSPYVTQGKLQATLDFAFQEAARSYVSQNGSAKALSALYAQDYRYTTADTDAYELPTFLGNHDMGRFGSFLQSDNPGASNDALLAKDRLADELQFLTRGQPVVYYGDEQGFTGAGGDKDARQDMFASRTPSYNTDTVIGGESGSKDRYGRDGALYQGIAGLAKLRKDNPALADGAQVERYAADGPGVYAFSRIDAKEQVEYLAAVNNATEAKTVTLDTFSAGMDFDGLYGFKGKVTSGADGKVTVTVPAMSSLVLKAGHRLAKPAAGPSVTVSAPDNGSYGTVTLGANVPGGGFNRVTFAAQVGDGAWQTLGTADNGASDSAGHVTFKVTQNLDGVAPGTVVRFKAVVEDSAGRLASTTGEFTTGQQPPAPVPSAVSREYAVVHYQRKDGDYDGWNLYTWGDIADGEATTWPAGHGFVGRDAYGAFAYVKLKGGASDVGFVVEKDGTKDVDQDRHVDISATGEVWIKEGDATVRTANPDAAQPVPDGKAVIHYRRADGNYTGWGLHDWTGAATPTDWGSPLMPARQDAFGAVFEVPLAQGATSLSYIIHNGGDKDLPQDQSLDFATSGREIWIIGGQEGHLLPQAGGTSSQLDLGSAKAQWIDARTVVVPANYGAGDAQLKGGTSAQLIYDPEGGLSVDKGVLSKPGHWIRLNQAAGLTDAQKAKFPHLAGYRAFTVDPRDAGRITDALRAQTVFTEHLPNGAALAATGVQTPGVLDDLYAAGAASAQLGPVYSGDQGKGNNGNGNNGNGKGKGDKRKVTLSLWAPTATDVAVQLFDKASGGSPKTVPLKRDDASGVWSLTGDAKDLDGKYYLYQVKVWAPSVQQVVTNLVTDPYSTALSADSKRSLVADLSSAATKPKGWDQHRSPEAIPAVKQQIQELHVRDFSSADSTVPADERGTYLAFTQSRSAGMQHLKDLAKAGVTTIHLLPTFDIATIRENRADQKLPACDLTALAADSDGQQECVAAVQADDAYNWGYDPLHYTVPEGSYATDPNGTARTEQFREMVQAMHEAGLRVVLDVVYNHTAAAGQDDKSVLDKVVPGYYQRLSDSGKVTTDSCCADTAPEHAMMNKLVVDSVVTWAKQYRVDGFRFDLMGLDPKSTMLDVQSALRKLTPQKDGVDGRNVFLYGEGWNFGTVANDARFVQATQTNMAGTGIATFNDRIRDAGRGGNYELSSAPQQGFASGLFTDPNGSADNGTPEQQKARLLHQMDQVKVGLTGNLAGFEFTDSSGKSVTGSGVDYNGSPTGYAAAPGEAVEYLDAHDNADLYDALAFKLPQSTSPADRARMQALGLSLTALSQGPGFAQAGSDLLRSKSLDANSFDSGDWFNSISWDCRQGNGWGRGLPMAADNQSMWARDKQLLADPKLRMGCNETGASTAIYQQFLKIRQSSPLFALASTAEVQRRLSFPLSGTAGENPGVITMHLDGTGLKGAEKGITVVFNATPTAQTQTVAGLRGTRQELHRVQAKGADPVVKQAAFDPATGTFTVPGRTVAVYVQN from the coding sequence GTGGCCGACGCCCCGTTCCGCCCCCAGCGCCGCACCACCCCCTACCGCCGTCCCGGACGGGCCGCCGTCCTGGTCGCGGCCTCGCTGATCGCCGCCACCCTGGGCGCCGCCCCGCTGGCCGCGGCCGCGCCCGCCAAGCCCGCGGCCCCGCCGTCCGACAAGGACCTGGCGGCCACCGCGAGCCGGCACGACCTGACCCGCGAGCAGTTCTACTTCGTGCTGCCGGACCGCTTCGCCAACGGCAGCACCGGCAACGACACCGGCGGCATCACCGGCGGCCGGATGGACAACGGCCTCGACCCGGCCGACAAGGGCTTCTACCACGGCGGTGACCTGCAGGGCCTGATCGACAAGCTCGACTACATCCAGGACCTGGGCACCACCGCGATCTGGATGGCGCCGATCTTCAAGAACCAGCCCGTGCAGGGCGCCGGCGCGGACGCCTCGGCCGGCTACCACGGCTACTGGATCACCGACTTCACCCAGGTCGACCCGCACTTCGGCACCAACGCCCAGCTCAAGGAGCTGATCGACAAGGCGCACAAGCGCGGCATCAAGGTCTTCTTCGACGTCATCACCAACCACACCGCCGACGTCATCGACTACGCGGAGAAGACGTACGACTACCGCTCCGAGGGCGCCTACCCGACCCTCGACGCGGACGGCAACCCGGTCGACGAGACCGCGGTCGCCGACGCCCGGGCGCAGTGGCCGAACACCACCAAGGACTCCTTCCCCTACACCCCGGTCTTCCGCGACCAGGCGGGCGCGAGCGCCAAGACCCCGTCCTGGCTGAACGATCCGTCGCTCTACCACAACCGGGGCAACTCGACCTTCGTCGGCGAGTCCGCGACCGAGGGCGACTTCTCCGGCCTGGACGACCTGGACACCCAGAACCCGAAGGTCGTCGCGGGGATGGAGAAGATCTACCAGCAGTGGGTCGCCGAGACCGGCGTCGACGGCTTCCGGATCGACACCGTCAAGCACGTCAACCTGGCGTTCTGGGAGCAGTGGGCGCCCGCGCTGAAGCAGTTCGCCGCGCAGCAGGGCAACAAGAAGTTCTTCATGTTCGGCGAGGTGTACTCGGGCGACCCGGCGATCACCTCCCCGTACGTCACCCAGGGCAAGCTGCAGGCCACCCTGGACTTCGCGTTCCAGGAGGCGGCCCGCTCGTACGTCTCGCAGAACGGCTCGGCCAAGGCGCTCAGCGCGCTGTACGCGCAGGACTACCGGTACACCACGGCCGACACCGACGCCTACGAGCTGCCGACCTTCCTCGGCAACCACGACATGGGCCGGTTCGGCTCCTTCCTGCAGAGCGACAACCCGGGCGCCTCGAACGACGCGCTGCTGGCCAAGGACCGGCTCGCCGACGAGCTGCAGTTCCTGACCCGCGGCCAGCCGGTGGTCTACTACGGCGACGAGCAGGGCTTCACCGGCGCGGGCGGCGACAAGGACGCCCGGCAGGACATGTTCGCCTCCCGGACCCCCTCCTACAACACCGACACCGTGATCGGCGGCGAGTCGGGCTCGAAGGACCGCTACGGCCGGGACGGCGCGCTGTACCAGGGCATCGCGGGCCTGGCGAAGCTGCGCAAGGACAACCCGGCGCTGGCCGACGGCGCCCAGGTCGAGCGGTACGCGGCGGACGGGCCGGGCGTGTACGCGTTCTCCCGGATCGACGCCAAGGAACAGGTCGAGTACCTGGCGGCGGTCAACAACGCCACCGAGGCGAAGACCGTCACGCTGGACACCTTCTCCGCGGGCATGGACTTCGACGGCCTGTACGGCTTCAAGGGCAAGGTCACCAGCGGGGCGGACGGCAAGGTGACGGTCACCGTGCCCGCGATGTCCTCGCTGGTGCTGAAGGCCGGGCACAGGCTGGCCAAGCCGGCGGCCGGCCCGTCGGTCACCGTCAGCGCGCCCGACAACGGCTCGTACGGCACCGTCACGCTGGGCGCGAACGTGCCCGGCGGCGGGTTCAACCGGGTCACCTTCGCCGCGCAGGTCGGGGACGGGGCCTGGCAGACGCTGGGCACCGCCGACAACGGGGCGTCCGACTCCGCCGGCCACGTCACTTTCAAGGTGACGCAGAACCTGGACGGGGTCGCGCCCGGCACCGTGGTGCGGTTCAAGGCCGTGGTCGAGGACTCGGCGGGCCGACTGGCCTCCACCACCGGGGAGTTCACCACCGGGCAGCAGCCGCCGGCTCCGGTGCCGAGCGCGGTGTCGCGCGAGTACGCGGTGGTGCACTACCAGCGCAAGGACGGCGACTACGACGGCTGGAACCTGTACACCTGGGGCGACATCGCCGATGGCGAGGCGACCACCTGGCCGGCCGGGCACGGCTTCGTCGGGCGGGACGCGTACGGGGCGTTCGCGTACGTGAAGCTCAAGGGCGGGGCGTCCGACGTCGGGTTCGTGGTGGAGAAGGACGGCACCAAGGACGTCGACCAGGACCGGCACGTCGACATCTCCGCCACCGGCGAGGTGTGGATCAAGGAGGGCGACGCCACCGTCCGCACCGCGAACCCGGACGCGGCGCAGCCGGTGCCCGACGGCAAGGCGGTCATCCACTACCGGCGGGCCGACGGCAACTACACCGGCTGGGGCCTGCACGACTGGACCGGCGCGGCCACGCCCACCGACTGGGGCAGCCCGCTGATGCCGGCCCGGCAGGACGCGTTCGGCGCGGTCTTCGAGGTGCCGCTGGCCCAGGGCGCGACCAGCCTCAGCTACATCATCCACAACGGCGGCGACAAGGACCTGCCGCAGGACCAGTCGCTGGACTTCGCCACCTCCGGCCGGGAGATCTGGATCATCGGCGGCCAGGAGGGCCACCTGCTGCCGCAGGCCGGCGGCACCTCCTCGCAGCTCGACCTGGGCTCGGCCAAGGCCCAGTGGATCGACGCCAGGACCGTCGTGGTGCCCGCCAACTACGGCGCGGGGGACGCCCAGTTGAAGGGCGGCACCAGCGCCCAGCTGATCTACGACCCCGAGGGCGGGCTGAGCGTCGACAAGGGCGTGCTGTCCAAGCCGGGCCACTGGATCCGGCTCAACCAGGCGGCCGGCCTCACCGACGCCCAGAAGGCGAAGTTCCCGCACCTGGCCGGGTACCGGGCGTTCACCGTCGACCCGCGCGACGCGGGCCGGATCACCGACGCGCTGCGCGCCCAGACGGTGTTCACCGAGCACCTGCCCAACGGCGCCGCGCTCGCCGCCACCGGCGTGCAGACCCCCGGCGTGCTGGACGACCTGTACGCGGCCGGGGCGGCCTCCGCGCAGCTCGGCCCGGTGTACTCGGGCGACCAGGGCAAGGGCAACAACGGCAACGGCAACAACGGCAACGGGAAGGGCAAGGGCGACAAGCGGAAGGTGACGCTGTCGCTGTGGGCGCCGACCGCCACCGACGTGGCGGTGCAGCTGTTCGACAAGGCGAGCGGCGGCAGCCCGAAGACCGTGCCGCTGAAGCGGGACGACGCGTCCGGCGTCTGGTCGCTGACCGGGGACGCCAAGGACCTGGACGGCAAGTACTACCTGTACCAGGTGAAGGTGTGGGCGCCCAGCGTCCAGCAGGTGGTCACCAACCTGGTCACCGACCCGTACTCGACCGCGCTGTCCGCGGACTCCAAGCGCAGCCTGGTCGCCGACCTGTCCTCGGCCGCGACCAAGCCCAAGGGCTGGGACCAGCACCGCAGCCCGGAGGCGATCCCGGCGGTGAAGCAGCAGATCCAGGAGCTGCACGTGCGGGACTTCTCGTCCGCCGACAGCACCGTGCCGGCCGACGAGCGGGGCACCTACCTGGCGTTCACGCAGTCCAGGTCGGCGGGCATGCAGCACCTGAAGGACCTCGCCAAGGCCGGCGTGACCACCATCCACCTGCTGCCGACCTTCGACATCGCCACCATCCGGGAGAACCGGGCCGACCAGAAGCTCCCGGCCTGCGACCTGACCGCGCTGGCCGCCGACTCGGACGGGCAGCAGGAGTGCGTGGCGGCCGTGCAGGCCGACGACGCCTACAACTGGGGCTACGACCCGCTGCACTACACGGTGCCGGAGGGCTCGTACGCCACCGACCCGAACGGCACCGCGCGCACCGAGCAGTTCCGCGAGATGGTGCAGGCGATGCACGAGGCGGGCCTGCGGGTGGTGCTGGACGTGGTGTACAACCACACCGCCGCGGCCGGGCAGGACGACAAGTCGGTGCTCGACAAGGTCGTCCCCGGCTACTACCAGCGGCTCAGCGACAGCGGCAAGGTCACCACCGACTCCTGCTGCGCCGACACCGCGCCCGAGCACGCCATGATGAACAAGCTGGTCGTGGACTCGGTGGTGACCTGGGCCAAGCAGTACCGGGTGGACGGCTTCCGGTTCGACCTGATGGGCCTGGACCCGAAGTCGACCATGCTGGACGTGCAGTCGGCGCTGCGGAAGCTGACCCCGCAGAAGGACGGCGTCGACGGCAGGAACGTCTTCCTGTACGGCGAGGGCTGGAACTTCGGCACGGTCGCCAACGACGCCCGGTTCGTCCAGGCCACCCAGACCAACATGGCCGGCACCGGCATCGCCACCTTCAACGACCGGATCCGGGACGCCGGGCGCGGCGGCAACTACGAGCTGTCCTCGGCCCCGCAGCAGGGCTTCGCCTCCGGCCTGTTCACCGACCCGAACGGCTCGGCCGACAACGGCACCCCCGAGCAGCAGAAGGCCCGGCTGCTGCACCAGATGGACCAGGTCAAGGTCGGCCTGACCGGGAACCTGGCCGGATTCGAGTTCACCGACAGCAGCGGGAAGTCCGTCACCGGCAGCGGCGTCGACTACAACGGCTCGCCGACCGGCTACGCGGCCGCCCCCGGCGAGGCGGTGGAGTACCTGGACGCGCACGACAACGCGGACCTGTACGACGCGCTGGCGTTCAAGCTGCCGCAGTCCACCTCGCCCGCCGACCGGGCCCGGATGCAGGCGCTGGGCCTGTCGCTGACCGCGCTGAGCCAGGGCCCGGGCTTCGCCCAGGCCGGCAGCGACCTGCTGCGCTCCAAGTCGCTGGACGCCAACTCCTTCGACTCCGGCGACTGGTTCAACTCGATCAGCTGGGACTGCAGGCAGGGCAACGGCTGGGGCCGGGGCCTGCCGATGGCGGCCGACAACCAGTCGATGTGGGCCCGCGACAAGCAACTGCTGGCCGACCCGAAGCTGCGGATGGGCTGCAACGAGACGGGCGCCTCCACGGCCATCTACCAGCAGTTCCTGAAGATCCGTCAGTCCTCGCCGCTGTTCGCGCTGGCCAGCACGGCGGAGGTGCAGCGCCGGCTGTCCTTCCCGCTGTCAGGCACCGCGGGCGAGAACCCGGGCGTGATCACCATGCACCTGGACGGCACCGGGCTGAAGGGCGCGGAGAAGGGCATCACAGTGGTCTTCAACGCCACTCCGACCGCGCAGACGCAGACCGTGGCGGGGCTCCGCGGCACCCGCCAGGAGCTGCACCGGGTGCAGGCGAAGGGTGCTGACCCGGTGGTGAAGCAGGCGGCCTTCGACCCGGCCACGGGCACCTTCACGGTGCCGGGCCGGACGGTGGCGGTGTACGTCCAGAACTGA
- a CDS encoding bifunctional [glutamine synthetase] adenylyltransferase/[glutamine synthetase]-adenylyl-L-tyrosine phosphorylase: MEERAGSRVSRLETRLVRRGFSDPDQAVRLLDEPALHGLAADPVLLDALSAAADPDQALFGLARLLEALDPHERHTLRDTLTAAKPLRDRLLGVLGASTALADHLARHPRDWHALVSFELRDIHPGRGDFLGELTRRVWAEPEGDRADALRAAYRRCLLAIAARDLSGTTDLPQAAAELADLAGATLQAALDIAAEQDPQAAAACRLAVIGMGKCGGRELNYVSDVDVIFVAEAREGADEQKAVQAATRLAAHAMRLCSDTTGEGTIWPVDANLRPEGRNGPLVRTLASHLAYYQRWAKTWEFQALLKARPIAGDPELGRAYAEAVAPLVWQAAARENFVTDVQQMRRRVVDAIPAGELDRQLKLGPGGLRDVEFAVQLLQLVHGRTDEALRSGNTLEALAALSAGGYVGRADAASLDAAYRFLRTLEHRIQLQRLRRTHLMPTDPADLRRLARTMAPQLGPDSKGDPVAALQREWKRHAVEVRRLHERLFYRPLLDAVAELPVAELRVTGSGAAGLSTEAAKQRLAALGYADPAAALRHISALASGVSRKAAIQRTLLPVLLGWFADSADPDAGLLNFRQVSDALGRTPWYLRLLRDEGAAAEQLARVLSAGRLAPDLLLRAPEAVAMLGDAGGLVPRGRAALEAEVLAAVGRAGSPAAGVSAARAVRRRELFRTAAADVLGRLDEDPARALDLTGEALTSITAATLQGALRAAGDGWEARNGELPTRITIIAMGRFGGHELGYGSDADVLFVHEPRPGVPDEDAARAAREVVGELRTLLAAPSVEPPLLVDADLRPEGRNGPLVRTLSSYAAYYARWSHAWESQALLRAEPTAGDLELGGRFRELIDPLRYPGAGVPDRDLMEIRRIKARIEAERLPRGADPTTHTKIGRGGLADVEWTVQLLQLRHGHELPALRTTRTRAALAAATEAGLVDREDAEVLDAAWVLASRVRAAVMLVRGRAGDSFPGDARELAGVARYLGYGVGHSGELVDEYRRTTRRARRVVERLFYGSE, translated from the coding sequence GTGGAGGAACGGGCCGGGAGCCGGGTCAGCCGGTTGGAGACCCGACTGGTGCGGCGCGGGTTCTCCGATCCGGACCAGGCGGTGCGGCTGCTCGACGAACCGGCGCTGCACGGGCTGGCCGCCGACCCGGTGCTGCTGGACGCGCTGAGTGCCGCGGCCGACCCGGACCAGGCGCTGTTCGGGCTGGCCCGGCTGCTGGAGGCGCTGGACCCGCACGAGCGGCACACCCTGCGCGACACCCTGACCGCCGCCAAGCCGCTGCGGGACCGGCTGCTGGGCGTCCTGGGCGCCTCGACCGCGCTCGCCGACCACCTGGCCCGGCACCCCCGGGACTGGCACGCCCTGGTCTCCTTCGAGCTGCGCGACATCCACCCCGGGCGCGGCGACTTCCTCGGCGAACTCACCCGCCGGGTGTGGGCCGAGCCGGAGGGCGACCGGGCCGACGCGCTGCGCGCCGCCTACCGGCGCTGCCTGCTGGCCATCGCCGCCCGCGACCTGTCCGGCACCACCGACCTGCCGCAGGCCGCCGCCGAACTCGCCGACCTGGCCGGCGCCACCCTGCAGGCCGCCCTCGACATCGCCGCCGAGCAGGACCCGCAGGCCGCCGCGGCCTGCCGGCTGGCGGTGATCGGCATGGGCAAGTGCGGCGGCCGGGAGCTGAACTACGTCTCCGACGTGGACGTGATCTTCGTGGCCGAGGCCCGCGAGGGCGCCGACGAGCAGAAGGCCGTGCAGGCCGCCACCCGGCTCGCCGCGCACGCCATGCGGCTGTGCTCCGACACCACCGGCGAGGGCACCATCTGGCCGGTCGACGCCAACCTGCGCCCCGAGGGCCGCAACGGCCCGCTGGTGCGCACCCTGGCCAGCCACCTCGCCTACTACCAGCGCTGGGCCAAGACCTGGGAGTTCCAGGCCCTGCTCAAGGCCCGCCCGATCGCCGGCGACCCCGAACTCGGCCGCGCCTACGCCGAGGCCGTCGCCCCGCTGGTGTGGCAGGCCGCCGCCCGGGAGAACTTCGTCACCGACGTCCAGCAGATGCGCCGCCGGGTGGTCGACGCCATCCCGGCCGGCGAACTCGACCGGCAGCTGAAGCTCGGCCCCGGCGGCCTGCGCGACGTCGAGTTCGCCGTCCAGCTGCTGCAACTCGTGCACGGGCGCACCGACGAGGCGCTCCGGAGCGGCAACACGCTGGAGGCGCTGGCCGCGCTCAGCGCCGGGGGCTACGTCGGGCGGGCCGACGCCGCCTCGCTGGACGCCGCGTACCGCTTCCTGCGCACCCTGGAGCACCGGATCCAGCTGCAGCGGCTGCGCCGCACCCACCTGATGCCCACCGACCCCGCCGACCTGCGCCGGCTGGCCCGCACGATGGCCCCCCAGCTCGGCCCGGACAGCAAGGGCGACCCGGTGGCGGCCCTGCAACGGGAGTGGAAGCGGCACGCGGTGGAGGTCCGGCGGCTGCACGAGCGGCTGTTCTACCGGCCGCTGCTGGACGCCGTCGCCGAACTGCCGGTCGCCGAACTGCGGGTCACCGGCTCCGGCGCCGCCGGCCTCAGCACCGAGGCCGCCAAGCAGCGCCTGGCCGCCCTCGGCTACGCCGACCCGGCCGCCGCGCTGCGGCACATCTCCGCGCTCGCCTCCGGCGTCAGCCGCAAGGCCGCCATCCAGCGCACCCTGCTGCCGGTGCTGCTCGGCTGGTTCGCCGACTCCGCCGACCCCGACGCCGGGCTGCTCAACTTCCGCCAGGTCTCCGACGCGCTCGGCCGCACCCCCTGGTACCTGCGGCTGCTGCGCGACGAGGGCGCCGCCGCCGAACAGCTCGCCCGGGTGCTGTCCGCCGGACGCCTGGCCCCCGACCTGCTGCTGCGCGCCCCCGAGGCGGTCGCCATGCTCGGCGACGCCGGCGGACTGGTCCCGCGCGGCCGGGCCGCGCTGGAGGCGGAGGTGCTGGCCGCCGTCGGCCGGGCCGGCAGCCCCGCCGCCGGAGTCTCCGCGGCCCGGGCCGTCCGCCGCCGCGAACTGTTCCGCACCGCCGCCGCCGACGTCCTCGGCCGGCTCGACGAGGACCCGGCCCGCGCCCTCGACCTCACCGGCGAGGCCCTCACCTCGATCACCGCCGCCACCCTGCAGGGCGCGCTGCGCGCCGCGGGCGACGGCTGGGAGGCCCGCAACGGCGAACTGCCCACCCGGATCACGATCATCGCCATGGGCCGGTTCGGCGGCCACGAACTCGGCTACGGCTCGGACGCCGACGTGCTCTTCGTCCACGAGCCCCGGCCCGGCGTCCCCGACGAGGACGCCGCCCGCGCCGCCCGCGAGGTGGTCGGCGAACTGCGCACCCTGCTGGCCGCCCCGTCCGTCGAACCCCCGCTGCTGGTCGACGCCGACCTGCGCCCCGAGGGCCGCAACGGCCCGCTGGTGCGCACCCTCAGCTCGTACGCCGCGTACTACGCGCGCTGGTCGCACGCCTGGGAGAGCCAGGCGCTGCTGCGGGCCGAGCCGACGGCCGGCGACCTCGAGCTCGGCGGGCGCTTCCGGGAGCTGATCGACCCGCTGCGCTACCCCGGCGCGGGCGTCCCCGACCGGGACCTGATGGAGATCCGCCGGATCAAGGCCCGGATCGAGGCCGAACGGCTGCCGCGCGGCGCCGACCCCACCACCCACACCAAGATCGGCCGCGGCGGGCTGGCGGACGTCGAGTGGACGGTGCAGCTGCTGCAGCTCCGGCACGGCCACGAGCTGCCGGCCCTGCGCACCACCCGCACCCGGGCGGCGCTGGCCGCCGCGACGGAGGCCGGCCTGGTCGACCGGGAGGACGCGGAGGTGCTGGACGCCGCCTGGGTGCTCGCCTCCCGGGTGCGGGCCGCGGTGATGCTGGTGCGCGGGCGCGCGGGGGACAGCTTCCCCGGCGACGCGCGGGAACTGGCGGGGGTGGCGCGCTACCTCGGCTACGGGGTCGGGCACTCGGGGGAGCTGGTGGACGAGTACCGGCGGACGACGCGGCGCGCGCGCCGGGTGGTGGAACGGCTGTTCTACGGCTCGGAGTAG